The segment aacaacggctgtgtgtagtatatacggctcaacgtgaaatcacgcacctgatggcatttaccgctgattacagaaccggctttactgacaaaacgcgcaagcatgatcggccgattcatatcggtgcatccctagtgtgAACCCATTCTTGCTCCATCATAGCATATAACACAGTGTTAGCCTCTAGATAACAAAACAAATCCCAAAATAATCAAAACTACCAGCAGACTTCTTATNNNNNNNNNNNNNNNNNNNNNNNNNNNNNNNNNNNNNNNNNNNNNNNNNNNNNNNNNNNNNNNNNNNNNNNNNNNNNNNNNNNNNNNNNNNNNNNNNNNNNNNNNNNNNNNNNNNNNNNNNNNNNNNNNNNNNNNNNNNNNNNNNNNNNNNNNNNNNNNNNNNNNNNNNNNNNNNNNNNNNNNNNNNNNNNNNNNNNNNNNNNNNNNNNNNNNNNNNNNNNNNNNNNNNNNNNNNNNNNNNNNNNNNNNNNNNNNNNNNNNNNNNNNNNNNNNNNNNNNNNNNNNNNNNNNNNNNNNNNNNNNNNNNNNNNNNNNNNNNNNNNNNNNNNNNNNNNNNNNNNNNNNNNNNNNNNNNNNNNNNNNNNNNNNNNNNNNNNNNNNNNNNNNNNNNNNNNNNNNNNNNNNNNNNNNNNNNNNNNNNNNNNNNNNNNNNNNNNNNNNNNNNNNNNNNNNNNNNNNNNNNNNNNNNNNNNNNNNNNNNNNNNNNNNNNNNNNNNNNNaaaattcctactgtaaaggtatcaaaatgtaatttttgattagtaatatgcattgttaagaacctaatttggacaactttaaaggtgattttctcaggattttgatttttttgcaccctcagattccagattttcaaatagatgtatctcggccaaatattgtcctatcctaacaaaccatacatcaatagaaagcttatttactgagctttcatattctatatacatctcagttttgtaaaatttaaccttatgactggttttgtggtccagggtcacacatatatatatatatatatatatatatatatatatatatatatatatatatatatatatatatatatatatatatcagtgaaATTAAAACAACACTTTGACTGTGATTTCGAGTGCCTGAAGTGCTGTTTCTGTATTTTCACTCTCATCTTCTTTTTGTATCTCAGCATCTCCTCTGAAGAAAGGAGACGAGCAGGAGATTTGGATGTGGCCTATTTATAAAACTCAGCTGCCTGTAACCTGTGGGAATAAAGAAGGCACTCTCTATCGGGACAAACTGAGCGGAGGTTCAACAGAGTTTTTgctataattttattaattttattacagtatttgttatatttttatggGTGGATTGTTTGGACTGAATGCATCTTATCCTTGCCTCCTGTAGGGGGAGAGTGTATTTTGTCCAAGGGATGCTGGTTCACCCCAGCTGATTTTGAGAAGTTTGGGGGGAAGGAAAGGTGCAAAAACTGGAAATCCAGCATCCGCTGCAGAAACACACCACTTAAGAAACTCATAGAAGTAAATAATGCAAACACACACCTAGCACCTTTTCATgtttgaaaaaatatttgattgtAAAACTCTAGCAACTTATAGCAGGAATGTGCTTCTAATTCAAAGCAAAAGTACAGCACATATTTTTGCATCAGCCCTTTAAGTTTACAACATATGATGTAAATATGTAAACAACAGACCTCTCATATACATGTGTGATTACTTCCTTTCTCATTTTTTCAGGAGGGCCATCTTAAGTGTCCACTGTTGGAGAGAAGAAAGAGAACATGTGTCCAAAATGTACTTTGTCTCTCAATGTGAAATATCAAGTTCAGCTTTTTCCTCTGTTTTCCATTTGACATTCATTAAGTAAATTTGTTCCTTCCTGCAGAACATGAATGAGAAGTTTCCTGTCAGCTCATCTGAGAGCTCCAGTGAACGTGAGTACCCATCATCCTCACTCATTCACATTCTCTCTGCTGTCTGTCTGAATGCAGTAATGTGTTTTATTTCTCAAGACTCAGAAACAAGCTCTGGTTCAGTGGAGGAAAGTGATTCTGAAGATTTCCAGGAACAGGGAGGGAAAGGAGGAGGAACAGTGTTTAGAGGGAGAgtcgaggaagaggaggaggaagaagaagacATGGCAGATCTGTCAGTTTTCCAGGCTCCCTCTTTACCAGTCACCTGTGTTTCACTTACTGGGACTCTGTACAAATACAGGTTTGCTTCAGGTACGTTATTGCACTGATTTGTGTAGAACTTAGTTTGTTTTGTCTGTGTCGAAGGATTGAGTGGGAAGTGTTTATGTTTCTGTTGTGTCTCAGGGAGTCGTGGGAAGTGTATACGTACTGAGGAAAGATGGTTCACTCCGGAGGAATTTGTAAAGCAGGAACAGACTCTCACTGATGGACACTGGAAGAAAGATATACTGTGCCATGGAAAGACGCTCAACTTTTTACACCAAGTAACAAATTAAATATAGATACAAACAtcatgtgtattttattttttatttgtttgtttatttattgtttgtatgtAATTTCTAGAAAAAGGTCCTGCGCATCCATTCCCTTCTGTGTGAATGTGGAAAATGCAGTACTCAAGAGGAAGATGTGGTGAGAAACATCTCTACCTCTACCAATCCCTTTTTAATGGTTatgaaaataatgtcagaattagaAAAAAGAAATCTTGGACTTACAATTAGCTTCATTTTCTTgatgcaaaatatgttttttcacTTCTGTGGTgtaaatgactaaaatatgacatGTTGCGCTTAGATTCCAATACATCAAAACAAGTTTGTAAGTGTAATGCATTTGATCTTATTTCTGATGTTATGTCGTCCTCTTAAAAATGTTATGTCGTCCTCTTACTAGATGGACCAGAACAATGATGATGAGTGTTACGTGTGTCGCTCTGAGGGAGATCTTGCATGTTGTGATGAGTGTCCACGAGCTTTTCATTCATACTGTCACCTACCAGCTGTAGATGGAGATTCACCtgggtaagaaaaaataaaacataaagaaAACTAATAAATCAGCAAGTGTGTATGTTGGGCATTCCTCTTGTACATGTGTATGTTTGCTTGTAGGAAATGGATTTGTACTTTTTGCGTGTTAAGAACCAGTCAACAATGGCGTGTCTCCACTAACATGTCTGAACAAGAGGCTTTCGATGCCCCAGTGTCGCAAAATATATTGgtaaacacacatgcacaca is part of the Garra rufa chromosome 1, GarRuf1.0, whole genome shotgun sequence genome and harbors:
- the LOC141336798 gene encoding uncharacterized protein, with protein sequence MGVSGQMDPLDFVTNEELLSFLHRKKTEISRIEQPHRLLTQLRDHDLVPDKLFENVKKMRSREQKEKGVYGLLDWVEKNRPRYIHQFWRCVFEDHILQLYPTLRMLRNSLLDGTFKLYEKPPEIETPTEEEEAEREGKAEKGKNHKRKRSKDDRSEDSDDPSTSSASTPSRKKPAKKPSFSSPLKKGDEQEIWMWPIYKTQLPVTCGNKEGTLYRDKLSGGGECILSKGCWFTPADFEKFGGKERCKNWKSSIRCRNTPLKKLIEEGHLKCPLLERRKRTCVQNNMNEKFPVSSSESSSEHSETSSGSVEESDSEDFQEQGGKGGGTVFRGRVEEEEEEEEDMADLSVFQAPSLPVTCVSLTGTLYKYRFASGSRGKCIRTEERWFTPEEFVKQEQTLTDGHWKKDILCHGKTLNFLHQKKVLRIHSLLCECGKCSTQEEDVMDQNNDDECYVCRSEGDLACCDECPRAFHSYCHLPAVDGDSPGKWICTFCVLRTSQQWRVSTNMSEQEAFDAPVSQNILHCHYLLLCVYREDIQKVFIEDPRKTVPRYSEFITQPMWLDKIKQKLESKEYETVGAFVSDFQLIFNNCSRFNRDNEFGRMGAKLKEMFEEEFQKIFSIQ